The following are encoded together in the Acidovorax sp. KKS102 genome:
- a CDS encoding rhodanese-like domain-containing protein, which translates to MAFGIDTGSALAGAAGAFDLRLEEDYLQSPQVIAGVSSRDPSRVLEWSQELDATKPVRLYCLRGKDIGRSTFLALRARGMNARYHVGGIEAWQAAALPLETQGGAA; encoded by the coding sequence TTGGCATTTGGCATCGACACAGGCTCTGCGCTGGCCGGTGCGGCAGGTGCGTTTGACTTGCGACTTGAGGAGGACTATCTGCAGAGCCCGCAGGTCATTGCCGGAGTGTCCTCGCGCGATCCGTCGCGCGTGTTGGAGTGGAGCCAGGAACTGGACGCCACGAAACCTGTGCGGCTGTATTGCTTGCGCGGCAAGGACATTGGCCGCTCTACGTTCCTGGCGCTGCGGGCACGCGGCATGAACGCGCGCTACCACGTGGGCGGCATCGAGGCCTGGCAAGCCGCTGCCCTGCCTCTGGAAACGCAAGGAGGTGCCGCATGA